From one Fusobacterium mortiferum ATCC 9817 genomic stretch:
- a CDS encoding helix-turn-helix domain-containing protein, which translates to MSFNEMMKKVRLEAGDSLRGLSDKTGINFSYIDKIERGTRPANFDVLEKLIKTYPNKKDILLREYINEYIPNFLLEGLKENSDIVTSAIKNLDTQSVFEMFFQRLSVEDRKELLKNIVDKLEFQSYKKGTIEEDREELEVIRKEIEKLK; encoded by the coding sequence ATGTCTTTCAATGAGATGATGAAAAAAGTAAGACTCGAAGCTGGGGACAGTTTAAGAGGGTTGTCAGATAAAACAGGGATAAATTTTTCCTATATTGATAAGATAGAGAGAGGGACACGTCCAGCAAATTTTGATGTATTAGAAAAATTGATTAAAACCTATCCAAATAAAAAAGATATTTTGTTGAGAGAGTATATAAATGAGTATATACCTAATTTTTTACTAGAGGGATTGAAAGAAAATAGTGATATTGTCACTTCAGCTATAAAAAATTTAGATACTCAATCGGTGTTTGAAATGTTTTTCCAAAGGCTAAGTGTGGAGGATAGAAAGGAGCTTTTGAAAAATATTGTAGATAAATTGGAATTCCAAAGCTATAAAAAGGGAACTATTGAAGAGGATAGAGAGGAATTAGAGGTTATTAGAAAAGAGATTGAAAAATTAAAGTAA
- a CDS encoding antA/AntB antirepressor family protein: MEDVKSSRDGQVKELIAIRENERGEQLVSARELHRFLGIATRFNDWIENRIKKYEFIEDYDYTKILVRNSRGRKYDYAVKLDVAKELSMVENNSRGREARVYFIQCEKKLKVAQGKLPKTYLEALKELVKLEETKLSLENRVNNLVHSRKLYTTTEIAKELGLKSANALNQLLEEDKIQYKVNGTWVLCSKYSDKEYVSIKQTELENGKIIYDRKWTGLGRNFLIERYSGTVKRD, from the coding sequence ATGGAAGATGTAAAAAGTAGTAGAGATGGACAGGTAAAAGAGTTGATAGCAATAAGAGAGAATGAGCGTGGGGAACAGCTTGTAAGTGCTAGGGAGTTACATAGATTTTTAGGGATTGCCACAAGATTTAATGATTGGATTGAAAATAGGATTAAAAAGTATGAATTTATAGAGGACTATGATTATACTAAAATTTTAGTAAGAAACTCTAGAGGGCGAAAATACGACTATGCAGTAAAATTAGATGTAGCTAAGGAGCTATCTATGGTGGAAAATAATAGCAGAGGTAGAGAGGCTAGAGTCTACTTTATTCAGTGTGAGAAAAAATTAAAAGTAGCTCAAGGAAAACTCCCTAAAACCTATCTAGAAGCTCTCAAGGAGTTAGTAAAACTAGAGGAAACAAAGTTATCCCTAGAAAATAGAGTGAATAACTTGGTACACTCAAGAAAACTCTACACTACCACTGAGATAGCAAAGGAGTTGGGACTAAAAAGTGCCAATGCTCTAAATCAACTTTTGGAAGAGGATAAGATACAGTATAAGGTCAATGGAACTTGGGTATTGTGCAGTAAGTATTCTGATAAAGAGTATGTGAGTATAAAACAGACAGAATTGGAAAATGGAAAGATAATCTATGATAGAAAATGGACAGGGCTTGGAAGAAATTTTTTAATTGAGAGATATAGTGGAACTGTAAAAAGAGATTGA
- a CDS encoding helix-turn-helix domain-containing protein, with amino-acid sequence MSNEEYILKKLENLSPVNRAISERIVKSLGKEWATPKEVADYLGRHINTIYEKINNGEILSRKIGVRRVIYTPSIILIME; translated from the coding sequence ATGAGTAATGAAGAGTATATATTAAAGAAATTGGAAAATCTCTCTCCTGTGAATAGGGCTATCAGTGAGAGAATAGTAAAATCTCTAGGGAAAGAGTGGGCAACTCCTAAAGAGGTAGCTGATTATCTAGGTAGACATATCAATACTATCTATGAAAAAATCAATAATGGGGAGATTTTATCTAGGAAGATAGGAGTGAGGAGAGTGATATATACCCCTAGTATTATCTTGATTATGGAGTAG
- a CDS encoding M15 family metallopeptidase domain-containing protein, which produces MYKASKRSKENLKGVDERLVLLVGYALAISKVDFVVVEGLRSTERQKQLYREKKSKCDGVTNISKHQEGKAIDVYYVGWKNTDSSKDDRWKKLIETFKLAGKKLGLKLTFGYDWGWDNPHIELR; this is translated from the coding sequence ATGTATAAGGCAAGTAAGAGGAGTAAAGAGAATTTAAAAGGAGTGGATGAAAGATTAGTCCTTTTAGTTGGATATGCTCTAGCTATTTCAAAAGTAGATTTTGTTGTAGTAGAAGGATTGAGAAGTACAGAAAGACAGAAACAATTATACAGAGAAAAGAAAAGTAAGTGTGATGGGGTAACTAATATAAGTAAGCACCAAGAGGGAAAAGCAATAGATGTATATTATGTAGGTTGGAAAAATACTGATAGTTCAAAAGATGATAGATGGAAAAAGTTAATAGAAACTTTTAAATTAGCTGGGAAAAAATTAGGTTTGAAACTGACATTCGGATATGATTGGGGTTGGGACAATCCACATATAGAATTAAGGTAG
- a CDS encoding DNA adenine methylase → MNYIGSKLQLCDFIKETIEKTLLANNDKRRWEELIFADLFAGTGIVGSSFKRLGCQVISNDLHYYSYCLIKALIENNKELEFKGLVREYPELKNIENKLSFIINILESLEGEKGFIYNNYCLGGTQGKEFERVYFSDENGMKCDAIRSKIEEWKEKHLIEENEYFYLISILLEGIDQVANTASVYGAFLKKIKKSAAKPLQLKELTVNFNNKENKVYNDDINDLILRIEGDVLYLDPPYNHRQYSSNYHILETIAKYDEPIIMGKTGLRDYSYQKSKYCSKVQSVLTFEHLVKNAKFKYIFLSYNCEGIIPIEKIKEIMSRYGKYSVYEKEHKRFKADKTEARNHKAQDKTTEYIHCLIKEAVANS, encoded by the coding sequence ATGAATTATATTGGTTCTAAGCTTCAATTGTGTGATTTTATAAAAGAAACTATTGAAAAAACATTATTAGCAAACAATGATAAAAGAAGATGGGAAGAGTTAATTTTTGCTGATTTGTTTGCTGGAACAGGAATAGTAGGGAGTAGTTTTAAAAGATTAGGTTGCCAAGTTATCTCTAATGATTTACACTACTATAGTTACTGCCTTATAAAAGCTTTGATTGAAAATAATAAAGAGTTAGAGTTTAAAGGATTAGTTAGAGAGTACCCAGAATTAAAAAATATAGAAAATAAGTTAAGCTTTATAATAAATATTTTAGAAAGTTTAGAGGGAGAAAAGGGATTTATCTATAATAATTATTGTTTAGGGGGAACTCAAGGAAAAGAGTTTGAAAGAGTTTATTTTTCTGATGAGAATGGAATGAAGTGTGATGCTATAAGAAGCAAGATTGAAGAGTGGAAAGAGAAGCATCTAATAGAGGAAAATGAATATTTTTACTTAATAAGTATCTTATTAGAAGGGATTGACCAAGTAGCTAATACAGCTTCTGTCTATGGAGCCTTTTTAAAAAAAATTAAAAAATCAGCAGCTAAACCATTACAACTAAAAGAACTTACTGTAAATTTTAACAATAAGGAAAATAAAGTATACAATGATGATATTAATGATTTGATTTTGAGAATAGAAGGGGATGTTTTGTATTTAGATCCACCATATAATCATAGACAATACTCTTCAAACTATCATATATTAGAAACAATTGCCAAATATGATGAGCCTATAATTATGGGAAAAACTGGTTTAAGAGATTATAGCTATCAAAAATCTAAATATTGTTCAAAAGTACAATCTGTATTAACATTTGAGCATTTAGTAAAAAATGCTAAATTTAAGTATATATTCTTAAGCTATAACTGCGAGGGGATTATACCAATAGAAAAAATAAAAGAGATAATGTCTCGTTATGGAAAATATTCAGTATATGAAAAGGAACATAAAAGATTTAAAGCTGATAAAACAGAAGCTAGAAATCATAAAGCTCAAGATAAAACAACAGAATATATTCATTGTTTAATAAAAGAGGCTGTTGCAAATTCTTAA
- a CDS encoding alpha/beta hydrolase-fold protein, with amino-acid sequence MLTKLIITVLFFTLNLITFSKMTEYQDFSSERSTWFFKIDKEGKNTIFSDFYPPFDPSVKVENFSPIMEYNLDSNYYFNNQNNLMVELEDLKKIYAPYFSYSLEKDRLNIEFVRYDKEIIGNLGKRNTKLEYTKRVWNLSLDIKKSVGEIEYSQYEKFIGGRNKKFIEPTKILVRKRSTITLSNKDFEKSGDKLYISASKIMKYFDIKTIIQEGYLALQFDNIPRITTQTSNPPSAKNIWLSGGVERTDRNYTWADYMNDIIEGRRKSGWFWKGIYISEKDSFRDNDGKSIDLDINRIVPLAIYIPSNYSPKDSRLAFILHGGTGNENASAYRLAQRNIYLEKYAEKYNYILAFPNSWTQNPLWMHRQALVSFEKSYDLVMENFPVSEDRVFLMGNSLGGRGTFDVAMRKPDMFQAIVSTAPAWGVKTHSQWVQNRYSVKDIESVPTLIGVGTADSTFSFRVEVGNKVDKGWITRDIEPYLKNATYITVEEGNHTYNWGSILDIIFDFFESNLENKSNPTSKISSVTLNGKEINGTTMIELGDFEKTFGDRFKVYKVYSYDKKIENAVEYYTIVSKNQTLNFKVGDRKYRKNIERYKEDIGKRDKDIELLESAPTFSQAPTLIDGKVYIPVKEILEVMR; translated from the coding sequence ATGTTAACAAAGTTAATTATTACAGTTTTATTTTTTACACTTAACCTTATTACATTTTCTAAAATGACTGAATACCAAGATTTTTCCAGTGAGCGTTCAACTTGGTTTTTCAAAATTGACAAAGAGGGGAAGAATACTATCTTTTCTGATTTCTACCCACCCTTTGACCCCAGTGTAAAAGTTGAAAATTTCTCTCCTATTATGGAGTACAACTTAGATTCAAATTATTATTTTAATAATCAAAATAATCTTATGGTTGAACTGGAGGATTTAAAGAAAATATACGCTCCCTACTTCTCATACTCATTAGAAAAAGATAGATTGAATATAGAGTTTGTGAGATATGACAAGGAGATAATTGGTAACTTAGGAAAGAGAAATACTAAATTAGAATACACTAAAAGAGTTTGGAATCTATCATTGGATATCAAAAAGAGTGTAGGAGAGATAGAGTATTCTCAATATGAAAAGTTTATTGGAGGAAGAAATAAGAAGTTTATTGAACCTACTAAAATTTTAGTAAGAAAGAGATCTACTATCACTCTCTCTAATAAGGATTTTGAAAAATCTGGAGATAAACTCTATATATCAGCCTCTAAAATTATGAAATACTTTGATATAAAAACTATTATTCAAGAGGGGTATCTAGCTTTACAGTTTGATAATATTCCTAGAATTACTACCCAAACCTCTAACCCTCCATCTGCTAAAAATATTTGGCTTTCTGGGGGAGTAGAGAGGACAGATAGAAACTATACTTGGGCTGACTATATGAATGATATTATTGAAGGGAGAAGAAAATCTGGTTGGTTTTGGAAGGGAATATATATCAGTGAAAAGGACAGCTTTAGGGACAATGATGGAAAAAGTATTGACTTAGATATCAATAGGATAGTTCCTCTAGCTATCTATATACCTAGTAATTACTCTCCTAAAGATAGTAGATTGGCTTTTATCTTACACGGAGGGACAGGAAATGAGAATGCCTCTGCATATAGGTTGGCTCAAAGAAATATCTACTTGGAAAAATATGCTGAAAAATATAACTATATACTTGCCTTCCCTAATAGTTGGACACAAAATCCACTGTGGATGCATAGACAAGCTCTGGTATCCTTTGAGAAATCCTATGACTTGGTTATGGAAAATTTCCCTGTAAGTGAGGATAGAGTCTTTTTGATGGGGAACTCTCTAGGGGGAAGAGGAACTTTTGATGTGGCTATGAGAAAACCTGATATGTTTCAAGCTATTGTGTCTACTGCTCCAGCTTGGGGGGTAAAAACTCACAGTCAATGGGTACAAAATAGGTACTCAGTAAAAGATATAGAGAGTGTCCCTACCCTAATTGGTGTGGGTACTGCTGATTCTACTTTTTCCTTTAGAGTGGAAGTTGGAAATAAGGTGGATAAAGGTTGGATTACTAGGGATATTGAGCCATATCTAAAAAATGCCACATATATAACTGTTGAAGAGGGAAACCACACATATAATTGGGGAAGTATCTTAGATATTATCTTTGATTTCTTTGAAAGCAATCTTGAAAATAAAAGTAATCCTACTTCTAAAATCTCCTCTGTTACCCTCAATGGAAAAGAGATAAATGGGACAACTATGATTGAGCTAGGGGATTTTGAAAAAACTTTTGGAGATAGATTTAAGGTGTATAAAGTCTACTCCTATGATAAGAAGATAGAGAATGCTGTAGAATACTACACTATTGTCTCTAAAAATCAAACTCTAAATTTTAAAGTGGGAGATAGAAAATATAGAAAAAATATAGAGCGTTATAAAGAGGATATTGGTAAAAGAGATAAGGATATTGAGCTTCTTGAGAGTGCTCCTACTTTTTCTCAAGCTCCTACTTTAATTGATGGGAAGGTGTATATTCCTGTTAAGGAGATTTTAGAGGTTATGAGATAG
- a CDS encoding TonB-dependent receptor → MKKLAILSFLICAGVVARGEESIHLGETVVTSMGFETTLLDEPTNISVITKEKIEEKNYKNVIEALDDNPMINIVNSRNGAVIDMRGSGDSAMNNVKILVDGVAINPFNPTRKGLGLETIPMSNVERIEISPGGGAVLYGNGVSGGVVNIITKSGGYTGGYVESDIDSFNNKKFSTGGNYQLNDKISFGMNYAGQNNGEFREGEKGASDYIDGNIQYKLSEKHKFGISASRYVENETTSGNALQRDLKMADGSSLAEHYGLETLEQNRKAKGLTSTDRNITKENVTGKYEYTPNKDFTLGVTAYNTNMYNRSNTSGYSLSEDKDSNKKPLGTYTLKSTSSSEDFREETTGVLLKATQKYERGTVIVGLDAISSKFTGKGVSDKGVTSIYNYQKDIVSPYILNKYNLTENLEFIAGYRYEWAEFDINRDDTSKEGKTTLTRNDYDLTNNSYETTLNYKYRDTGSVFVRFEKGYMTPTPGQKTENNSVLKPETSTTYELGMKDYVLDNTFISASIFRLEKEDEITGYKIDGDNSKYFRNEAETTRNGLEFTMENYIGDLTLSSGFVYMEAENKDGERLEEIPRFKANVSANYRLTSKLDTTVSYTYMGSKEGQGIMNSSRSLTDVGVRYRVTESLTVKAGINNLFNKEYYESQNNRGLTANPGEERSYYMGFKMTF, encoded by the coding sequence ATGAAAAAATTAGCAATACTGTCATTTTTAATTTGTGCTGGTGTAGTTGCCAGAGGAGAGGAAAGTATACACTTAGGGGAAACAGTTGTCACATCTATGGGATTTGAAACTACTCTATTAGATGAACCAACTAATATCAGTGTTATAACAAAGGAGAAGATTGAGGAGAAAAATTATAAAAATGTGATAGAAGCCCTTGATGACAATCCTATGATAAATATAGTTAATTCAAGGAATGGAGCTGTAATCGATATGAGAGGTAGTGGAGATTCAGCTATGAACAATGTCAAGATTCTAGTAGATGGTGTGGCAATAAATCCATTTAATCCTACTAGAAAGGGGCTAGGGCTAGAAACTATCCCTATGAGTAATGTAGAGAGAATAGAGATATCTCCAGGTGGTGGAGCAGTTCTATATGGAAATGGAGTTTCTGGAGGAGTAGTTAATATCATAACAAAATCTGGAGGATATACAGGTGGTTATGTAGAGAGTGATATTGACTCTTTCAATAACAAAAAGTTTTCAACAGGGGGGAACTATCAATTAAATGATAAAATCTCTTTTGGAATGAACTATGCTGGACAAAATAATGGAGAGTTCAGAGAGGGAGAGAAGGGGGCAAGTGACTATATTGATGGAAATATTCAATACAAGCTTTCTGAAAAACATAAGTTTGGAATATCTGCCTCAAGATATGTAGAGAATGAAACTACATCTGGAAATGCTCTACAAAGAGATTTAAAGATGGCAGATGGAAGTAGCCTTGCTGAACACTATGGATTAGAAACTTTAGAGCAAAATAGAAAGGCTAAGGGACTTACTTCTACAGATAGAAATATCACAAAGGAAAATGTAACAGGAAAGTATGAGTACACTCCAAATAAAGATTTTACTTTAGGAGTTACAGCTTACAACACTAATATGTACAATAGAAGTAATACTTCTGGTTACTCTCTAAGTGAAGATAAGGATTCAAATAAAAAACCTTTAGGAACTTACACTTTAAAATCTACATCAAGTAGTGAAGATTTTAGAGAGGAAACAACAGGGGTACTATTAAAAGCCACTCAAAAATATGAGAGAGGAACTGTAATAGTAGGATTAGATGCTATATCTAGTAAATTTACAGGAAAGGGAGTATCAGATAAAGGGGTTACATCTATCTACAACTATCAAAAAGATATAGTGTCGCCATATATTTTAAATAAATATAATCTAACTGAAAACCTAGAGTTTATAGCTGGATATAGATATGAGTGGGCAGAGTTTGATATCAATAGAGATGATACTAGCAAAGAGGGAAAAACAACTCTTACTAGAAATGATTATGACCTAACTAACAACTCATATGAGACAACTTTAAACTACAAATACAGAGACACAGGAAGTGTATTTGTAAGATTTGAAAAGGGGTATATGACTCCTACTCCTGGACAAAAAACAGAGAATAACTCTGTATTAAAACCAGAAACTTCTACTACTTATGAGTTAGGAATGAAGGACTATGTATTGGATAATACTTTTATCTCAGCATCAATATTTAGATTGGAAAAGGAAGATGAGATAACTGGGTATAAGATAGATGGAGATAACTCTAAATACTTTAGAAATGAAGCTGAAACTACTAGAAATGGTTTAGAGTTTACAATGGAAAACTACATTGGAGACTTAACTCTATCTTCTGGATTTGTATATATGGAAGCTGAAAACAAAGATGGAGAGAGATTAGAGGAGATACCAAGATTTAAGGCAAATGTAAGTGCAAACTATAGACTTACTTCTAAGCTAGATACTACTGTATCTTATACTTATATGGGAAGTAAAGAGGGGCAAGGGATAATGAACTCATCTCGTAGTCTAACAGATGTAGGAGTGAGATATAGAGTAACTGAATCACTTACAGTAAAAGCTGGAATAAACAATCTATTTAATAAAGAGTACTATGAATCTCAAAACAATAGAGGACTTACAGCTAACCCAGGGGAAGAGAGAAGTTACTATATGGGATTTAAGATGACATTTTAA
- a CDS encoding ABC transporter permease, whose product MYNIVVTVALLLLAMISTLLGVASTEINEIFVQGSHSYNIFIFSRIPRTISIIVAGFGMSICGLIMQQLTMNKFVSPTTAGTSEASKLGILVAMIFFPYESLILKMIVASIFAMGGTFLFLGIIRKIKSKDNVLVPLIGIMISGIVSSLTMFFAYKGDMIQNLSAWLFGDFSGVIKGNYELLYLTIPLVIVAFLYSKKFTISGLGEEFATNLGLNYKQVVNIGLGLVCIISSLIIITIGAIPFLGLIIPNIVSMFNGDNLSKNIYLSGISGSAFLLLCDILGRVIIYPYEIQIGLVSGVIGSGIFLILILRRLKLEY is encoded by the coding sequence ATGTACAATATAGTTGTAACTGTGGCTCTTCTACTCCTAGCAATGATTTCTACATTGTTAGGGGTAGCTTCCACAGAGATAAATGAAATCTTTGTTCAAGGAAGTCATAGCTATAATATATTTATATTTAGTAGAATTCCAAGGACAATCAGTATAATAGTAGCAGGATTTGGAATGAGTATTTGTGGACTTATTATGCAACAGCTCACTATGAATAAGTTTGTATCCCCTACTACTGCAGGAACATCAGAGGCTTCAAAGCTAGGAATATTAGTGGCGATGATATTCTTTCCTTATGAGAGCCTTATTTTAAAGATGATAGTAGCTTCTATTTTTGCTATGGGAGGGACTTTTCTATTTTTAGGAATTATCAGAAAGATAAAATCTAAAGATAATGTATTAGTACCACTGATAGGAATTATGATAAGTGGGATAGTAAGCTCACTGACTATGTTTTTTGCTTATAAGGGAGATATGATACAAAATCTTAGTGCTTGGTTATTTGGAGATTTTTCAGGGGTAATAAAGGGAAATTATGAGTTACTTTATCTCACTATCCCATTGGTAATAGTTGCCTTCCTATACTCTAAAAAATTTACAATCTCAGGGTTAGGAGAGGAGTTTGCTACAAACTTGGGACTGAACTATAAGCAAGTTGTAAATATTGGGCTTGGGCTTGTTTGTATTATCTCATCTCTAATAATCATAACAATAGGAGCTATCCCATTTTTAGGATTAATCATTCCAAATATTGTTTCTATGTTCAATGGAGATAATCTTTCTAAAAATATCTATCTAAGTGGAATCTCTGGAAGTGCCTTTTTACTTCTTTGTGATATTTTAGGAAGAGTTATAATCTATCCATATGAGATACAAATAGGTTTAGTATCTGGTGTCATAGGAAGTGGAATTTTCTTAATACTTATTTTAAGGAGGTTAAAACTTGAATACTAA
- a CDS encoding iron chelate uptake ABC transporter family permease subunit: MNTKHKHIEHKLSILFLVMLVFIGVFLMLGVNFSNFRFLIGLRIPKLFGIILSGICISVSTLIFQTITNSRILTPSVMGLDAMYVFLQTAIFFIFHKFIPILSDDIVKFFLTIVAMVFITSSLQKLFSGNSKGKILYMVLIGMVTGTFLDSLSNSMQVIMDPNEFLILQSSLFASYNTINIYLLIIAYIILGVVIYFIIGEHNQLDVLSLGHDQAINLGLDYNRILKKYLVVISILVSISTALVGPITFLGLLTVNIAKELFSTYKHIYLSIAGIVLNIIFLIFGQLLVEKVFNNSISIGTIINFVGGIYLLNILLKERKIA; encoded by the coding sequence TTGAATACTAAACATAAACATATTGAGCATAAACTTTCAATACTCTTTTTAGTGATGCTTGTTTTTATTGGAGTATTTCTAATGTTGGGAGTAAATTTCAGTAATTTTAGATTTCTTATAGGGCTACGTATTCCAAAACTTTTTGGGATAATTCTAAGTGGAATCTGTATCTCTGTATCTACACTGATATTTCAGACTATTACCAACAGTAGAATTTTGACTCCTAGTGTGATGGGATTAGATGCTATGTATGTATTTTTACAGACAGCTATATTTTTTATCTTCCATAAATTTATACCAATTTTATCAGATGATATAGTTAAATTTTTTCTAACTATTGTAGCTATGGTTTTTATTACTAGTAGTCTGCAAAAGCTTTTCAGTGGAAATTCCAAGGGAAAGATACTCTATATGGTTTTGATAGGTATGGTAACAGGGACTTTTTTAGATAGTCTTTCTAACTCTATGCAGGTTATTATGGATCCTAATGAGTTTTTGATACTGCAATCTAGTCTTTTTGCTAGCTACAATACAATTAATATATATCTTTTAATAATTGCCTATATAATTTTAGGAGTAGTGATATATTTTATAATAGGAGAACACAACCAACTAGATGTATTGAGCCTTGGACACGACCAAGCTATAAACTTGGGATTAGATTACAATAGAATTTTGAAAAAGTATCTTGTGGTAATCTCTATCCTAGTTTCAATATCCACTGCCCTAGTAGGACCTATCACTTTTTTAGGACTACTTACTGTAAATATAGCCAAGGAGCTTTTTTCTACTTACAAACATATCTATCTGTCAATAGCAGGTATAGTCCTCAATATTATATTTTTAATATTTGGACAACTGCTGGTGGAAAAGGTTTTCAATAACTCTATCTCTATTGGTACAATAATCAATTTTGTAGGTGGAATATATCTTTTAAATATACTATTGAAGGAGAGAAAAATAGCATGA
- a CDS encoding iron ABC transporter ATP-binding protein translates to MIEIKGLSKKYRSKYVVKDVTTEFPDGKITCIIGPNGAGKSTLLSMMSRLSVPDEGEVFIDGKSIKEWDKQELSKTLAILKQENNTNIRLTVYELVSFGRFPHSQGKLTVEDIRYIDEAIEYMNLEEFKDKYLDELSGGQRQRAYIAMVIAQNTKYILLDEPLNNLDMKNAVQMMRTFEKMVRDLNKTIIIVMHDINFTSVYSDYILAMKNGRLEHMDSCENIVVKDKLENLYEMEFDITKINNKSICVYF, encoded by the coding sequence ATGATTGAGATAAAAGGTTTAAGTAAAAAGTATCGTTCAAAATATGTGGTAAAAGATGTTACAACAGAGTTTCCAGATGGAAAGATAACTTGTATAATAGGACCTAATGGAGCTGGAAAGAGTACTCTTCTATCTATGATGAGTAGACTATCTGTCCCAGATGAGGGAGAGGTATTTATAGATGGAAAATCTATAAAGGAGTGGGATAAGCAGGAGTTGTCTAAGACTTTGGCAATACTAAAGCAGGAGAACAACACAAATATCAGGCTTACAGTATATGAGTTAGTTTCCTTTGGAAGATTTCCCCACTCACAAGGGAAGCTTACTGTAGAGGATATAAGATATATTGATGAAGCTATTGAGTATATGAACTTAGAGGAGTTTAAGGATAAGTACCTAGATGAGCTAAGTGGTGGGCAAAGACAGAGAGCTTACATAGCTATGGTTATTGCTCAAAATACTAAGTATATCTTACTAGATGAGCCACTAAACAATCTGGATATGAAAAATGCTGTTCAGATGATGAGAACATTTGAAAAGATGGTAAGGGATTTAAATAAGACAATAATAATAGTTATGCACGATATAAACTTTACATCAGTTTATTCAGACTATATTCTAGCTATGAAAAATGGTAGGCTAGAGCATATGGATAGCTGTGAAAATATCGTAGTAAAAGATAAGCTAGAAAATCTCTATGAGATGGAATTTGATATTACAAAAATAAATAATAAGAGTATCTGTGTATATTTTTAA
- a CDS encoding siderophore ABC transporter substrate-binding protein: MKKIIVGIIVVFIAFIGFMYIKSSENQGAEVEKVVIEHSLGSVEVPKNPKRVVVFDYGILDILDTLGANVIGLPRDMVPEHLSKYSSDKYANLGSLKEPNLEKIYEAKPDLIIIAGRQRDFYSSLSKIAPTIFVETSSADYMKGLKTNIDILTKVFDNSQMLNEKYAEIESRVKSIKTKVEEKGYNAMVLLSNNGRIAAYGEKSRFSIFYDYLGFKTTGEVVASTHGNKVTFEYLLEKNPNYIYIVDKAAVVGDNLLANKAFDNPIVKSTKAAQNGNIVFLNSVVWYTASGGLKSTEIMLDEVEKSVNK; this comes from the coding sequence GTGAAAAAGATAATTGTAGGAATAATAGTTGTATTTATAGCTTTTATTGGATTTATGTATATAAAGAGCTCTGAAAATCAGGGAGCAGAGGTAGAAAAAGTGGTTATAGAACACTCTTTAGGAAGTGTAGAAGTTCCAAAAAATCCTAAAAGAGTAGTGGTTTTTGACTATGGAATCTTGGATATACTAGATACTTTGGGAGCTAATGTGATAGGATTGCCAAGAGATATGGTACCTGAGCATCTATCAAAATATAGTAGTGATAAATATGCAAATCTAGGAAGTTTAAAGGAGCCTAATTTAGAGAAAATCTACGAGGCTAAGCCAGACTTGATAATTATAGCAGGAAGACAGAGAGATTTCTACTCATCTCTATCAAAGATAGCCCCAACAATTTTTGTGGAAACTTCATCTGCTGACTATATGAAGGGATTAAAAACTAATATAGATATTTTAACAAAGGTATTTGATAACTCTCAAATGTTAAATGAAAAATATGCAGAGATAGAGAGCAGAGTTAAATCTATAAAAACTAAGGTAGAGGAGAAGGGATACAATGCTATGGTATTACTATCTAATAATGGTAGAATAGCAGCATATGGAGAGAAGTCAAGATTTTCAATATTCTATGACTATCTAGGGTTTAAGACAACTGGAGAAGTAGTGGCTAGTACCCACGGAAACAAGGTAACTTTTGAATATCTATTGGAGAAAAATCCAAATTATATCTATATAGTAGATAAGGCAGCAGTTGTAGGAGATAATCTTTTAGCTAATAAGGCTTTTGATAATCCAATAGTAAAATCTACAAAGGCAGCTCAAAATGGAAATATTGTATTTTTAAATTCGGTGGTATGGTATACAGCTAGTGGAGGATTAAAATCTACTGAGATAATGCTAGATGAGGTAGAAAAATCTGTAAATAAATAA